One genomic window of Paenibacillus xylanilyticus includes the following:
- a CDS encoding ABC-three component system protein — translation MKSLNHDATNSWNGYSYQGKTAIYTVLKIINDKSLVNENVKKFELELEHLEDFTVIYNDKEVSIHQVKTFNSTAPSEYKDAVWTLLGKLAIKSHIDKAYLHTTEKLPDKTTLRERYKNLTAPTATGSENQLNPNEYYQYVIDNDLYESVFEKFDLFTYDQDLNHCNLTEIKNRIIFQLSRYYKERGISRSEEHYNRLYYFLLSILDNHVSERHKFLQEGKVTKDNRRIPFSDIYEALNCNFEESSKQYYTYVLRELYCSVCEQFLYDNQNEASSIAFQRVKTFYDDVRSVDDNAFLKLCKKWTPHVQASEINLRTFHGLIPFQGIRDPLLKALYVFREPLHNDQSVFLRKDENGLNLVYLPTTLHERPTSLIDDELLDEKQVSRIAKDIMMNSDIEDLHEIDVMISSHIPMQSLEEAAYKYTHISNEELESDNESEDDKFMKIKRIRMINFPQARKELE, via the coding sequence ATGAAGTCTCTAAATCATGATGCAACAAATAGTTGGAATGGTTACTCTTATCAAGGTAAAACGGCTATTTACACTGTGCTAAAAATAATAAATGACAAAAGTTTAGTAAATGAAAATGTAAAAAAATTCGAATTGGAATTAGAGCACTTAGAGGATTTTACAGTAATTTATAATGATAAGGAAGTATCAATACATCAAGTTAAAACTTTTAATTCTACTGCCCCAAGCGAATATAAAGATGCTGTATGGACTCTTTTAGGTAAACTTGCAATAAAATCTCATATCGACAAAGCTTATTTGCATACTACTGAGAAACTTCCTGATAAAACAACTCTAAGAGAAAGATACAAAAACCTCACTGCCCCTACAGCAACTGGTTCTGAAAATCAATTGAATCCAAATGAGTATTATCAATATGTTATAGACAATGATCTTTATGAATCAGTTTTTGAAAAATTTGATTTGTTTACATATGATCAAGATTTAAATCATTGTAATCTTACAGAAATTAAAAATCGAATTATTTTTCAATTATCCAGATATTATAAGGAGAGGGGGATATCTAGAAGCGAAGAACATTATAATCGTCTTTATTATTTTTTGCTTTCTATACTTGATAACCATGTTTCTGAAAGGCATAAATTTTTGCAAGAAGGTAAAGTTACCAAGGACAATAGAAGAATTCCATTTAGTGACATTTATGAAGCTCTAAATTGTAATTTTGAGGAATCTAGTAAACAATATTATACATATGTCTTACGAGAGTTATACTGTTCTGTTTGTGAACAATTTTTATATGATAATCAAAATGAAGCTAGCTCTATTGCTTTTCAAAGAGTTAAGACATTTTATGATGATGTAAGATCAGTAGATGATAATGCATTTTTAAAGTTATGTAAAAAATGGACACCTCATGTTCAAGCGAGCGAAATAAATCTTAGAACCTTTCATGGTCTTATTCCATTTCAAGGAATACGGGACCCTTTACTTAAAGCACTCTATGTTTTTAGAGAGCCGCTCCATAATGATCAGTCGGTTTTTTTGAGAAAAGATGAGAACGGCCTAAATTTAGTATATTTGCCTACTACGTTGCATGAAAGGCCTACATCATTAATCGATGATGAGTTGCTAGATGAAAAACAAGTTAGCCGAATAGCTAAAGATATAATGATGAACTCAGATATTGAAGATTTGCATGAGATAGATGTAATGATTTCCTCACATATACCAATGCAATCTTTAGAAGAAGCAGCATATAAATATACTCATATCTCAAATGAAGAACTCGAGAGTGATAACGAATCAGAGGATGATAAATTTATGAAAATAAAACGGATAAGAATGATTAACTTCCCTCAAGCAAGAAAGGAGCTTGAGTAA
- a CDS encoding DUF554 family protein, which produces MFGILVNCFSIVFGSTLGAITKKFVNDGYKAILYQVIGISAIIIGISTTINSISTSQYQVMFVIFLTIGGIIGQLINFDQILSRIMTRFSSNGLNEGLTVAISLLCLGSIPILGPLQSALQGDNTFLQINTIFSGITALILASSFGFGIMFSAIILFVIEALVFFSADFISAYMTANIINEITLIGGILALCTGLNVLKITEIKVLNLLPALFIPILVL; this is translated from the coding sequence ATGTTCGGAATATTAGTCAATTGCTTTTCCATTGTATTCGGAAGTACTCTTGGAGCGATCACCAAAAAATTTGTCAATGACGGATATAAAGCCATCCTGTATCAAGTTATTGGGATCAGTGCTATCATCATCGGCATTAGCACTACCATCAACAGCATCTCTACGAGCCAGTATCAGGTGATGTTTGTTATCTTTCTCACGATAGGCGGGATTATCGGTCAACTTATTAATTTCGATCAGATCTTGTCCAGGATCATGACCCGCTTCTCATCCAATGGACTGAATGAAGGATTGACGGTTGCGATCTCCTTATTATGCTTAGGGTCGATACCGATTCTCGGTCCGCTGCAAAGTGCACTGCAGGGAGATAACACCTTTTTACAGATCAATACCATTTTCTCCGGCATAACGGCCTTAATTCTGGCTTCCTCCTTCGGCTTTGGCATCATGTTTTCAGCAATTATTTTATTTGTCATTGAGGCGCTGGTCTTCTTCTCGGCTGATTTTATCTCCGCATACATGACGGCCAACATCATTAACGAAATCACGCTGATTGGCGGTATTCTGGCGCTCTGTACCGGATTGAACGTCCTGAAGATTACGGAGATCAAAGTTTTGAATCTGCTGCCAGCCTTATTTATTCCGATATTGGTGCTATAA
- a CDS encoding amidohydrolase family protein: MTNTAYALKNCHLIHGDLNRDLEKNMTVLVNEQGLIQGIGKSSELAIPSHYEVIDLSGKYVMPGLINAHVHLFADGKPFSLSVSEGMLQFAYDRILNTKFGKNILKKRMKRNALTALHAGVTTMRSVGEFFYTDVKLRDEINNGEFVGPNLLVSGFFLSVTGGHGAPFLALVGDSPWEARRNVRINVKNGVDLIKICVTGGVTDAKMVGEAGRLQMTVEEVTAICEEAHKIGLRVAAHVESTEGVRVALKGGVDTIEHGSEMDDEIISLFKNNPNALNGYTALIPTFLAAYPSALLDTSVTKVSATVKENARLVYTSMLKGVKQAIDNGITIGLGTDAAMSYVTHYDMWREMDYYINQTNLSNRHLIDMVTRTNAKILGIEDVTGTVDIGKQADLIVLDQSPLENIEALSDVRMVMVKGNLIQSPSVTRIQQVDDVLNSVW, translated from the coding sequence ATGACGAACACAGCTTATGCATTAAAGAACTGCCATCTGATTCATGGAGACCTTAATCGCGATCTGGAGAAAAATATGACCGTCCTGGTCAATGAGCAAGGGCTGATTCAGGGGATTGGAAAATCAAGTGAACTGGCCATTCCGAGCCACTATGAGGTTATCGACCTATCGGGAAAATATGTGATGCCTGGCTTGATCAACGCTCACGTCCATCTCTTTGCGGATGGTAAGCCCTTCAGCCTGTCGGTCAGCGAAGGCATGCTGCAATTCGCCTATGATCGAATCCTGAACACGAAATTCGGCAAAAACATTCTGAAAAAAAGAATGAAACGCAATGCGCTGACCGCACTGCACGCGGGCGTAACCACGATGCGCAGTGTCGGCGAATTCTTCTATACCGATGTGAAATTGCGGGATGAAATTAATAACGGTGAATTCGTTGGCCCTAATCTGCTTGTCTCCGGATTTTTCCTAAGTGTGACGGGAGGTCATGGTGCTCCTTTTCTGGCTCTGGTCGGGGATTCCCCTTGGGAAGCACGCAGGAATGTACGCATCAATGTGAAGAACGGCGTGGATCTCATCAAAATCTGCGTAACTGGCGGCGTTACGGATGCCAAAATGGTCGGCGAAGCTGGCCGTTTGCAGATGACGGTAGAGGAAGTTACCGCGATCTGCGAGGAAGCCCACAAAATCGGGTTGCGGGTGGCAGCTCACGTGGAAAGCACGGAGGGTGTCAGAGTCGCATTAAAAGGCGGCGTGGATACCATAGAGCACGGCTCCGAGATGGATGACGAGATTATCAGCTTGTTCAAAAACAATCCGAATGCCCTGAATGGCTATACTGCGCTTATTCCTACCTTTCTGGCTGCTTATCCCTCTGCTCTGCTCGATACCAGCGTAACGAAGGTGAGTGCAACCGTGAAAGAAAACGCCAGACTCGTGTATACATCCATGTTAAAAGGTGTGAAGCAGGCCATCGACAACGGCATTACCATCGGTCTTGGCACCGATGCCGCCATGTCGTATGTGACTCACTATGACATGTGGAGAGAGATGGACTACTATATCAACCAGACTAACCTTAGCAACAGACACCTGATCGATATGGTGACCCGAACCAACGCGAAGATCCTCGGCATTGAAGACGTTACAGGTACGGTCGATATTGGAAAACAGGCAGATCTGATCGTGCTGGACCAAAGCCCGTTGGAAAATATTGAAGCACTATCCGATGTACGTATGGTCATGGTCAAAGGAAATCTAATTCAATCACCATCTGTGACGAGAATACAGCAAGTAGACGATGTTCTAAACTCGGTTTGGTGA
- a CDS encoding TetR/AcrR family transcriptional regulator has protein sequence MVQAKKDEVRKEIEYAALKVFYEKGFVDAKMSDIANEINISVGNIYTYFKNKKDLFYAVVPPDLVDYLKKVLVDTIHFDNQNLFEAETDSDRKSALLQEQVDVLRKYRNQIIIIFEKNKGTIYTNAKNELVETMIETKKAYLKKQYKHYEIGMEEHLILLDILAHNVIDMNLDLLKRDMSEDSRKQIFEALYVYRLYGMKSLSE, from the coding sequence ATGGTACAAGCCAAGAAAGACGAAGTCAGGAAAGAAATTGAATACGCGGCGCTCAAGGTGTTCTACGAGAAAGGCTTTGTGGATGCCAAAATGAGCGACATTGCGAATGAAATCAATATTTCGGTAGGCAATATCTACACGTATTTCAAAAACAAAAAGGATCTGTTCTACGCGGTCGTTCCGCCCGATCTGGTGGATTACCTGAAAAAAGTGCTGGTCGATACCATTCACTTCGATAACCAGAACCTGTTCGAGGCGGAAACGGACAGCGATAGGAAATCGGCACTGTTACAGGAACAGGTTGATGTATTGCGCAAATACCGGAACCAGATCATCATCATTTTCGAAAAGAACAAAGGAACGATCTACACCAACGCCAAGAACGAGCTCGTCGAGACCATGATCGAAACCAAGAAAGCCTATCTCAAAAAGCAGTACAAGCATTATGAGATTGGAATGGAAGAACACCTGATCTTGCTCGATATCCTCGCGCACAATGTGATCGACATGAACCTGGATTTGTTAAAACGGGACATGAGCGAGGACAGCCGCAAGCAGATTTTTGAAGCATTATATGTATACCGGTTATACGGCATGAAGAGTTTGAGCGAATAA